A window of the Amycolatopsis solani genome harbors these coding sequences:
- the metG gene encoding methionine--tRNA ligase, whose product MSTPVLTAVAWPYANGPRHIGHVSGFGVPSDVFSRYQRMAGNRVLMVSGTDEHGTPITVQADKENSTPQLTADKYTRQIGTDLQGLGLSYDLFTRTTTGNHAEVTQQIFLALHRNGYVVPKTTRGAISPSTGRTLPDRYVEGTCPICGYDGARGDQCDNCGNQLDAAELINPKSRINGETPKFVETEHYFLDLPAFTKTLGDWLSTKTDWRPNVLNFTKNLIDDMRPRPITRDLDWGVKIPLDGWRDQPLKRFYVWFDAVIGYFSASVEWARRSGNPDAWQEWWNNADARSYYFMGKDNITFHAQIWPALLFGHNGEGDKGGEPGKYGKLHLPDEIVSSEFLTMSGSKFSTSRGRVIYVEDFLRDFGPDTLRYFISVAGPETQDTDFTWDEFVRRTNFELANEWGNLVNRSISMAHKNVGAIPRPEAPTAADEELKALSRKAFDTAGAHLARSRFKLAAGEAMKVVTAANKYISDQEPWKLKDDPTRRDTVLHTALQVVSDANTLLTPFLPHSAQKVHEALGGTGVWAAQPELKEVEDLDIDGRVNPILTGDYAGEQAKWESKPIEVGKPLAKPSPLFTKLDPALGETGPEWAPIIKE is encoded by the coding sequence ATGAGCACCCCTGTGTTGACCGCGGTGGCCTGGCCCTACGCCAACGGCCCCCGCCACATCGGCCACGTGTCCGGATTCGGCGTCCCGTCCGACGTCTTCTCCCGCTACCAGCGAATGGCCGGCAACCGGGTGCTCATGGTCTCCGGTACCGACGAACACGGCACCCCGATCACGGTCCAGGCCGACAAGGAGAACTCGACCCCGCAGCTCACGGCGGACAAGTACACCCGCCAGATCGGCACCGACCTGCAGGGCCTCGGCCTCTCCTACGACCTGTTCACCCGGACCACCACCGGCAACCACGCCGAGGTGACGCAGCAGATCTTCCTGGCGCTGCACCGCAACGGCTACGTCGTGCCCAAGACGACCCGGGGCGCGATCAGCCCGTCCACCGGCCGCACGCTGCCCGACCGGTACGTCGAGGGCACCTGCCCGATCTGCGGGTACGACGGCGCGCGCGGCGACCAGTGCGACAACTGCGGCAACCAGCTCGACGCCGCGGAGCTGATCAACCCGAAGTCGCGGATCAACGGCGAGACGCCGAAGTTCGTCGAGACCGAGCACTACTTCCTCGACCTGCCGGCGTTCACCAAGACCCTCGGCGACTGGCTGTCGACGAAGACCGACTGGCGCCCGAACGTCCTCAACTTCACCAAGAACCTGATCGACGACATGCGGCCGCGGCCGATCACCCGCGACCTCGACTGGGGCGTCAAGATCCCCCTCGACGGCTGGCGCGACCAGCCGCTGAAGCGGTTCTACGTCTGGTTCGACGCGGTGATCGGGTACTTCTCGGCCAGCGTCGAGTGGGCGCGGCGCTCCGGCAACCCGGACGCGTGGCAGGAGTGGTGGAACAACGCCGACGCCCGGTCGTACTACTTCATGGGCAAGGACAACATCACCTTCCACGCCCAGATCTGGCCGGCGCTGCTGTTCGGGCACAACGGCGAGGGCGACAAGGGCGGCGAGCCGGGCAAGTACGGCAAGCTGCACCTGCCCGACGAGATCGTCTCCAGCGAGTTCCTCACCATGAGCGGCTCGAAGTTCTCGACCTCGCGCGGGCGCGTCATCTACGTCGAGGACTTCCTGCGCGACTTCGGCCCGGACACGCTGCGGTACTTCATCTCGGTCGCCGGCCCGGAGACCCAGGACACCGACTTCACCTGGGACGAGTTCGTCCGCCGGACCAACTTCGAGCTGGCCAACGAGTGGGGCAACCTGGTCAACCGGTCCATCTCGATGGCGCACAAGAACGTCGGCGCGATCCCGCGGCCGGAGGCCCCGACGGCGGCCGACGAAGAGCTGAAGGCGTTGTCGCGCAAGGCGTTCGACACCGCGGGCGCGCACCTGGCCCGGTCCCGGTTCAAGCTCGCGGCCGGCGAGGCGATGAAGGTCGTCACCGCGGCGAACAAGTACATCTCCGACCAGGAGCCGTGGAAGCTCAAGGACGACCCCACGCGGCGTGACACCGTGCTGCACACCGCGCTGCAGGTCGTCTCCGACGCCAACACGCTGCTGACGCCGTTCCTGCCGCACTCGGCGCAGAAGGTGCACGAGGCCCTCGGCGGCACCGGCGTCTGGGCCGCCCAGCCGGAGCTCAAGGAGGTCGAGGACCTCGACATCGACGGCCGGGTCAACCCGATCCTGACCGGCGACTACGCGGGCGAGCAGGCGAAGTGGGAGTCGAAGCCGATCGAGGTCGGCAAGCCGCTCGCCAAGCCGTCGCCGCTGTTCACCAAGCTCGACCCGGCGCTCGGCGAGACCGGTCCGGAGTGGGCGCCGATCATCAAGGAGTAA